The genomic interval AGAGGAATTTCTGGAATTCTTTCCGTTCTATTTCGAGCAGTGTGGTTTTGTCACAGGTGATGACGCTGGCGGTGCGTCGTCCACCTTCAAACACCGCTGATTCACCAAACACCTCTTTTGTCTGGATATTGCCGACGTAGATCGAGTCCTGGTCGTTGTCTGAATTTATCTTGGTAATCATCAAGGATCCAGAGGTGACGGCAAATAGGCTGTTTGCCTGCTGTCCCTCTTTGACAACAAAATGATCAGCATCATATTCGCTAACCGATACAATATTTGCCAAGGCGCGCAGGGCTACTTCATCCAGATTTTTAAACAGGTAGATCTCCTTGAGAAGCCCTTTGACATCATCATAGATCTCTACAGAACATTCGAACAGAGTAAGCTCTCTCTCCACCGTCTCTTTATCCAGTTTTTCCAGCAGCACCAACATTTCTCCCACTGCCGGTCTTACCGACTCTATGCTGGCAAGGGTGAGATCAGCTTGGGCTTTGTCGATTATCTCGTGTTGTAAGGCGACCTCCATAAAATCGAGATCGGTCTCAGCCTGTAGGGTCAGCACCCTGAATGCTTGGGATACGCCCATGATGCCGAGATCACAGGCCATTCTCTCAAATGATATGGTCGCCTTGCGCTGGGCGGTAAGTATTTCGAGAACATCGGCATCTGTTATCAGGCCTTTCTCGATCAGGTACTCTCCAAAAACTTCTTCCGCGCCATTTTCTATTCTCCTCATTACTTGAGAGCTTTCCGAAACTAATCGGCTACATAAAATTAATCAGGTATACAGCAATTGTTTCCATTTGAATTCGAGCCAAGGCCAATTTCTGAATGGTGGAGTCGTGCAGATTGGATGACAGCTCTCGGCGCTGTCTCTCTTCGGACAGGACAAGCTCCGAGGCAAAGCCGGCCAGTTTGGTATTGGTCATCTGCAGTTCCCTGGTTTGATACTTTACCGCCTGGCGGAGTCGCCTGTGCATGGAACCCACTGTAGTATTATCCAAATCATCATCGATGATGAGGATATGGCAGTCCTTGCACGCTTCCTGGTCACAAAGATCGTTTAGTTGAATGGAACTCAACACTGCGTTTATTAAAACCGCCCAGCCATGCTGTTGAGGTTGATGATGAGATATTACACCGAATGAATACTGCCTTATGTCAGGAAAACCCGTACCTTGGTGTAACTGGTATCAGTTCGGAAACATCAAGATGGGAGGGAGATTGGGCGACATCTGATAAAGGGGCGATCCCCGGCCCCTCCCCTGAAAAAAATTGATTAATTCGAGCCAGCCCCTAGCGCTGCTTCGCTTAGCAGGTCATCAACCGGGGCATCCACCTCAGGTACGGCCACATGTGAATCCGCATTAGCACGGCCATGGCCGGGGAAGTGTTTACCGATCGCCTCAATACCCGCCTCCTGCAAGCCGTGGATACATGCCACGCCGAGTGAAGCGACGGTATGGATATCAGAACCATAAGAACGATCTCCAATAATGGCGTGCCCCTCCAGGTAAAATAGATCGGGATCAGGAGCGCAGTTATTGATTAAAGTGGCTCTATACTATCTTACTGTTCCACGCCTATGGTGCTCTGACTGCAGTTGATTCCAGGCAATGGTATAAAGCCGGCATCGTGCCATGTGGTAGAGAATGTGCAGGGCGGGGGCGCCGCTCCTACAAGGGAGGCACTGCCTTTCTGGATAAGTGCATGTAGGAGCCCCGCCTTCGGGGCGATAGGGCGGGCACATTGCTCACTATCTGCGTATGAATAAACTGCGTGGAACAGTAGTTTTGTACACAACCATTTTGATTAATTCGAGCCTGGCCATAGAAGTGCAGTGATATCTTTTAAGGACACGCTGTAAATACTTCCCTGTACGCTCACAGCAGCATCCCTGCTTATGATCCGAAAATGCATCACTGCGTTCCCCTAAGGCGTTACCCATCTGCAGAGGATTATTGAGAAGTTACTTCAGCATGCTCTCTCTGGGTAGCTGGAAAAACTGCAGCTCCCCCTCCTCCCCGCCCAGCCGGACAGACTCATCCGAATGTTCAGCTTTGAAAAGCTGTGCTAACTCCCCCGCCCGTTCAAGATTCTCTTGATAGTGAGCGGCACGGCTGTGCTCTGCCTCAGGTTCGGGCGAAATCGCCGTGGCCTGCAGCGCATCGTATAGTGAAAGCGTCGGCTCATCGTCCTGCCACTCTTTGTGTTGCCATGCACCACTGTCATGTTCAAAACGGTACTGCTCCAGAAAGAGGTAACCGTGACTCCCGACAAAATCCACAGCATCTAAAATATACTCTACTTCCAGCTTGTCGAAGGTGTAGTGGAAACCGAGCCGACACCAGCCGGGCTTGATGCCGCAGTGCCCCTCGGCGATTACTGCCCTGAACTCACTCGCCTGCTCATCGTTGATGCCAAGGAGTTGATGACCATAAGGCCCGGCACAGGAACAACCGGCGCGGGTCTGTATGCCGAACAGATCATTAAGCAGAGTAGTCACAAAGCGTGGATGAAGGTAACTGCCGCTTCTGCCAAGGATATTGAAGGAGATAATTCCAATCCTACGTTGTGGATCCGGATTACCAAGAATCTCGATATACGGATGGCTCTCCCAGCGCTGCATCCCCTGCCGGATCATCTCCAACTCTCTGGCTTCAATCAGACCGACACCTACCGCCTCCTTCACCTCAAAGGCAAGTGCGGCTTTGATAGTCTGCAGAATACCCGGAGTACCGGCACTCTCCCGCGCTTCGATATTTTCAACAAAATCGTGGCCTTCCGGTCCCACATAATCCACCGTACCACCACCCGCAATACTGGGAGG from Candidatus Sedimenticola sp. (ex Thyasira tokunagai) carries:
- a CDS encoding cyclic nucleotide-binding domain-containing protein: MRRIENGAEEVFGEYLIEKGLITDADVLEILTAQRKATISFERMACDLGIMGVSQAFRVLTLQAETDLDFMEVALQHEIIDKAQADLTLASIESVRPAVGEMLVLLEKLDKETVERELTLFECSVEIYDDVKGLLKEIYLFKNLDEVALRALANIVSVSEYDADHFVVKEGQQANSLFAVTSGSLMITKINSDNDQDSIYVGNIQTKEVFGESAVFEGGRRTASVITCDKTTLLEIERKEFQKFLYSHSAKTQSILLFLISQLVEKLSDLNHEHVKVCNRFYATQDLGKALE
- a CDS encoding glycoside hydrolase family 3 N-terminal domain-containing protein, whose translation is MNNCAPDPDLFYLEGHAIIGDRSYGSDIHTVASLGVACIHGLQEAGIEAIGKHFPGHGRANADSHVAVPEVDAPVDDLLSEAALGAGSN